GAGTGGTGGGACTGAACCGGTTTGGAGCATCGGCGCCCTATCAGGTTCTCTACCAGCAACTGGGCATCACCGCCGAAGCGGTGGCCGCCGCCGCCAGGGAACTGGTTGGGTGAAGAACCTGGGCTGAAAAAACCAGGGCTTGGGGCTGAGGGCTGAAGACTTCGGGCTGAAAACTTCGGGCTCAGGGTATGAACCCATTTTCTTCAGCCCCGAGCTTGCGAGTCTTCAGCCCCAAGCCCTCAGCCCTGGTTTTTTCAGCCCCGAGCTTGCGAGTCTTCAGCCCCAAGCCCTGAGCCCTGGTTTTAAAAAAAGTAACTCACAGGGCTTAACTCATTTCCTGAGAGTGAATTGCAGCAATTCTTGAACCTTCAAGAATTTTCAGTTGAAGCCGGTGAAAATACCTCTGATTTGAGCTTTTGACGGATGACGTTCAGGGCATCAAAGATTTCATCCTCGGTTGGATTCCCTTTCTTAAACTGCAATTTAAAGGAAAAGCTGGCTTCGGTTGCAGTTTTCGCCCGGAAGCGAAAAACATTCGGAGCAGGTGAACCTGATTTCGATTTGGTGGCTGGAATGACTGGGCGATTCCCGGTTTGAAGCGCTTTCGCCACCGCCAACCGTCTTTCCACGGGAAGTTTTACCAACTGGGCCAGCTTATTTTTGGTCAAGTCGGGAACACCAAGACAAACATCAAGAATTTCACTGCCTAAATTGTGGAGCGCCGCAATCCCGCCAATCGTTCCAACCGGCTTGTGAAGGAGCTTTGCCGCCTGCTCCTGAGACCCCGCCTGCTCAATCACCTGTACAATGGCCCGAACTTCATCAACCGGGTGCAGATTTTTTCGCTGAAGATTTTCAATCAATGCCAGAATGCGCAGGTCCTGGTCTGAAACATTTTCCAGGATACTCACCGGCGCAACCTCTTTTCCAAGCTTCTGCAATGCCAGCAACCGGCGGTGTCCAGCAATCAAAGTATATTTGCCATCCGGCTCAACTCGACAAACGAGGTTTTGAAGCAATCCCTGCTGTTGAATGCTTTCCGTAAGCTCTTCGATTTCAGCGTCAGGGTAGTTCTTTCGTGGTTGAAACGGATTAGGCTGAATCAAATCAAGGCGAATTTCTCCGATTCGCTTTGATTTTTTTTCATGGACAAAGCTGGCCAGGGCGGATTGTCGTTGTGGTGTAAAACTTGGCGGAATGGCTTTTTTAGGCATAAAGATCAGATATCAGTCACCTGGATTTGAAAAAACTATCCGTTTTTTTCGTGTGGCTTTGTGAGCAGGGTTAGCATCGAGTTGCAGATTTGCTCGATGTCGTCATTGACCTTGCACTTTTTATCATAGTCCTTCAGCGGCTTACGAAAGGAACCAGCTTCAGAAACTTTGATTGAATCATGAATCGGAGGCAGCAGGGCGTAATCAAACAACTGACATAAGTTTCTCATTTCCTCAAAATGATGCTTTTGAATCATGGTTGCCTGACGAAACATGGTGGGAATAATGCCCAGGACCCTCAGCGGAGATAAATCCATGTTGATCCGCCGTTCCTGCGCTTTCCCAATTTCATATTGGATTTCACCAAACGCCACCACTGATTTGGCCTGGGTTTGAACCGGAATCACCAGTGAATCAACGGCAAATAAAACCTGGATGGTGATTTCAGAAATAGCTGGAGAGCAGTCAAACAAAATGAAATCAAACTCGGAAT
The DNA window shown above is from Acidobacteriota bacterium and carries:
- a CDS encoding ParB/RepB/Spo0J family partition protein; the protein is MPKKAIPPSFTPQRQSALASFVHEKKSKRIGEIRLDLIQPNPFQPRKNYPDAEIEELTESIQQQGLLQNLVCRVEPDGKYTLIAGHRRLLALQKLGKEVAPVSILENVSDQDLRILALIENLQRKNLHPVDEVRAIVQVIEQAGSQEQAAKLLHKPVGTIGGIAALHNLGSEILDVCLGVPDLTKNKLAQLVKLPVERRLAVAKALQTGNRPVIPATKSKSGSPAPNVFRFRAKTATEASFSFKLQFKKGNPTEDEIFDALNVIRQKLKSEVFSPASTENS